From a single Nostoc sp. MS1 genomic region:
- a CDS encoding SDR family oxidoreductase has product MPENQTLQPPQKQQPPGTESKMQPKPKADDEKYQGSGKLKDKVALITGGDSGIGRAVAIAFAKEGADVAFVYLSEHGDAEETKHSVEEYGRRAVAIAGDITDEAFCQRAIQQTVNEFGKLDILINNAAEQHPQESIEDITAEQLERTFRTNIFSMFYLTKAALKHLKQGSAIINTTSVTAYKGSPQLLDYSATKGAIVAFTRSLSQNLVSKGIRVNAVAPGPIWTPLIPSTFPEEKVESFGKQVPMQRAGQPEEVAPSYVFLASDDSSYMSGQVLHPNGGEVVNA; this is encoded by the coding sequence ATGCCAGAGAATCAAACATTACAACCACCACAGAAACAACAGCCACCTGGTACAGAATCGAAAATGCAGCCAAAACCCAAAGCTGATGATGAGAAATATCAGGGTAGCGGTAAATTAAAAGATAAAGTTGCTTTAATTACTGGTGGTGATAGTGGAATTGGTCGTGCTGTGGCGATCGCATTTGCCAAAGAAGGTGCAGATGTAGCGTTTGTTTATCTCAGCGAACACGGCGATGCAGAAGAAACTAAACATTCAGTAGAAGAATATGGACGGCGTGCTGTAGCGATCGCTGGAGACATCACAGATGAAGCTTTTTGTCAGCGTGCTATCCAACAAACTGTCAATGAGTTTGGGAAATTGGATATTCTCATCAATAATGCGGCTGAACAACATCCCCAAGAAAGTATCGAAGATATTACGGCTGAACAGTTAGAACGGACATTCCGCACTAACATTTTTTCGATGTTTTATTTAACCAAAGCTGCACTCAAACACTTAAAACAAGGTAGTGCAATTATAAATACTACATCAGTTACAGCCTATAAAGGCAGTCCTCAATTGCTCGATTACTCTGCAACAAAAGGGGCAATTGTTGCTTTCACCCGTTCCTTATCACAAAATTTAGTTAGCAAGGGCATTAGAGTTAATGCTGTTGCACCCGGTCCTATTTGGACACCTTTAATTCCCTCTACATTCCCTGAAGAAAAAGTAGAAAGCTTTGGTAAACAAGTACCAATGCAACGAGCAGGACAACCAGAAGAAGTAGCGCCAAGCTATGTATTTTTAGCTTCTGATGACTCCTCTTATATGTCTGGTCAAGTTTTACATCCTAACGGTGGTGAAGTCGTTAACGCTTAA